The nucleotide window GATCAACACCGGCATCTACCTCCTCGAGCCCTCGGTGTTCCCGGCCATCCCCGCGGGCCGCTCTTACGACTTCGGGAAAGAGCTGTTCCCGGCGCTCCTTGCTGGCGGCCGCCCGCTCTGGGGACACGTCGCGGAGGGCTACTGGCGCGATGTCGGCGACCTGGCAGAGTACCGGACGGCGCACCACGATCTCCTCCAGGGCAAGATCGGGGTGGACATCCCGGGGAAACGGCAGGTCGTGGAGGGGCACACGGTGTGGCTCGACGAGGGCGCCCACGTGGACCACTCGGCGCGGCTCTCGGGCTCTGTCATTCTCGGCCGCGGGGCGCAGGTCGCCGCCGGGGCACGCGTCGCCAACTCGGTCATCGGGCCGGAGACAGTCATCCAGGCGGGCGCCGATGTCGAGGGCAGCGTCGTCTGGGATGCGGTGGAGATCGGCCCGGGCGCCGTGGTCAAGGAAGCCGTGATCGGGCGCAAGAGCGTCGTGCGGGCGAACGCGTTCCTGGCCGAGGGCGTAGTAATTGCCGACTTTTGCCGAATAGGCGAGGGAAGCGTCGTCAAGGCCAACGTGAAGGTCTGGCCGTACAAGGAAGTAGAGGACGGCGCGACGCTGGCCATGAGCCTCGTGTGGGGCGAGCGCTGGAGCCGGTCGCTCTTCGGCCGCTACGGAGTCTCGGGGCTCGCCAACATCGAGATCTCGCCCGAGTTCGCGGCCAAGCTCGGC belongs to Candidatus Methylomirabilota bacterium and includes:
- a CDS encoding sugar phosphate nucleotidyltransferase, whose product is MKVVVMAGGFGTRLRPLTAHLPKPLVPVGNVPVMEHMVRLLKRHGFTDLCVLLYFLPDTITSYFGDGSRWGVKMSYVTPPADLGTAGAVKFAVGDSDEPVLVVSADVLTDIDLAGAATFHKGRGAEATMVLTRVELPLAYGIVITDEEGRVLRFLEKPAWGEVFSDTINTGIYLLEPSVFPAIPAGRSYDFGKELFPALLAGGRPLWGHVAEGYWRDVGDLAEYRTAHHDLLQGKIGVDIPGKRQVVEGHTVWLDEGAHVDHSARLSGSVILGRGAQVAAGARVANSVIGPETVIQAGADVEGSVVWDAVEIGPGAVVKEAVIGRKSVVRANAFLAEGVVIADFCRIGEGSVVKANVKVWPYKEVEDGATLAMSLVWGERWSRSLFGRYGVSGLANIEISPEFAAKLGAACGAIVGSRRVMVTSRDHHKASRMINRALMSGLLSVGVDVQDLGVAPIPVVRYQVAALGLAGGTHVRKSPYDP